The following coding sequences are from one Bradyrhizobium sp. 200 window:
- the ntrB gene encoding nitrate ABC transporter permease — translation MSMPAIKAEATAVAIPTASPTAAAPVVTMTPKQAPRAEKYVKMAKETAVRVVPPLVVIALLMLFWELVCRRTGSTLPPPSKVFKDTKELILDPFFDNGGIDKGLFWHLSASLQRVAYGYSIAAIVGIALGTLVGQSVWAMRGLDPLFQVLRTIPPLAWLPLSLAAFRDGQPSAIFVIFITSVWPIIINTAVGIRNIPQDYRNVAAVVQLNPLEFFSKIMIPAAAPYIFTGLRIGIGLSWLAIVAAEMLIGGVGIGFFIWDAWNSSHISEIILALFYVGIIGFVLDRLIAGLAKIVTRGTALN, via the coding sequence ATGTCGATGCCTGCGATCAAAGCCGAAGCCACCGCGGTGGCCATTCCGACGGCGTCGCCGACTGCGGCGGCGCCAGTGGTCACGATGACGCCGAAGCAGGCGCCGCGCGCCGAGAAGTACGTCAAGATGGCCAAGGAGACCGCGGTGCGCGTCGTGCCGCCGCTGGTCGTTATCGCGCTATTGATGCTGTTCTGGGAGCTGGTCTGCCGCCGCACCGGCTCGACGCTTCCGCCGCCATCGAAAGTCTTCAAGGACACCAAGGAACTGATCCTCGATCCGTTCTTCGATAATGGCGGCATCGACAAGGGCCTGTTCTGGCACCTGTCCGCTTCGCTTCAGCGCGTCGCCTATGGCTATTCGATTGCCGCCATCGTCGGCATCGCGCTCGGCACGCTGGTCGGCCAGTCGGTCTGGGCGATGCGCGGGCTCGATCCGCTGTTCCAGGTGCTCCGCACCATCCCGCCGCTGGCCTGGCTGCCGCTGTCGCTCGCAGCGTTCCGTGACGGGCAGCCCTCGGCGATCTTCGTCATCTTCATCACCTCGGTGTGGCCGATCATCATCAACACCGCGGTCGGCATCCGCAACATCCCGCAGGACTACCGCAACGTCGCTGCCGTGGTGCAGCTCAACCCGCTGGAGTTCTTCTCCAAGATCATGATCCCCGCGGCGGCGCCCTACATCTTCACCGGCCTTCGCATCGGTATCGGCCTGTCGTGGCTGGCGATCGTCGCAGCGGAAATGCTGATCGGCGGCGTCGGCATCGGCTTCTTCATCTGGGACGCCTGGAACTCCTCGCACATCAGCGAAATCATTCTGGCCCTGTTCTATGTCGGCATCATCGGCTTCGTGCTCGACCGCCTGATCGCGGGGCTGGCGAAGATCGTGACCCGCGGCACCGCGCTGAACTGA
- a CDS encoding CmpA/NrtA family ABC transporter substrate-binding protein, with amino-acid sequence MTKPAIPTSRRGLSRRQLLKAAGGTAALLAAARLNLPAGAFAQGAGQEVKAAKLGFIALSDAGPLFVAKDKGLFAKYGMPDVEVAKQASWGTTRDNLVLGSEGNGIDGAHILTPMPYLISAGKVTQNNQPTPMYILARLNLDSQCISVAKEYADLKLGVDAAPFKAALEKKKASGKAVKAAMTFPGGTHDLWIRYWLAAGGIDPDKDIETIVVPPPQMVANMKVGTMDCFCVGEPWNLQLIHQGIGYTAVNTGEIWNKHPEKSFGMRAAFVDKYPKAAKALLMAVMEAQQWSDKAENKQELATIMGKRQWMNCPVEDVYDRSAGKFDYGIPGKVVENSPHIMKYWRDHASYPFQSHDLWFMTEDIRWGKYEAGFDSKALIAKVNREDMWREAAKEMGVPAAEIPTSKSRGKETFFDGKVFDPENPSAYLKSLSIKRVEV; translated from the coding sequence GCTCGCCGCGGCCAGGCTGAACCTTCCCGCCGGCGCCTTTGCGCAAGGTGCGGGTCAGGAAGTGAAGGCCGCCAAGCTCGGCTTCATCGCGCTCAGCGATGCCGGCCCGTTGTTCGTCGCCAAGGACAAGGGCCTGTTCGCGAAATACGGCATGCCCGACGTCGAAGTCGCGAAGCAGGCGTCCTGGGGCACCACGCGCGACAATCTCGTGCTGGGCTCGGAAGGCAACGGCATCGACGGCGCGCATATCCTCACTCCGATGCCTTACCTGATCTCGGCCGGCAAGGTGACACAGAACAATCAGCCGACGCCGATGTACATCCTGGCGCGGCTCAATCTCGACAGCCAGTGCATTTCGGTCGCCAAGGAATATGCCGACCTGAAGCTCGGCGTCGACGCGGCCCCCTTCAAGGCGGCCCTGGAGAAGAAGAAGGCCTCGGGCAAGGCGGTAAAAGCCGCGATGACTTTCCCCGGCGGCACCCACGATCTCTGGATCCGCTATTGGCTGGCCGCCGGCGGCATCGATCCCGACAAGGACATTGAGACCATCGTCGTGCCACCGCCGCAGATGGTAGCCAACATGAAGGTCGGCACCATGGATTGCTTTTGCGTCGGCGAACCGTGGAACCTCCAGTTGATCCACCAGGGCATCGGCTACACCGCGGTCAACACCGGCGAGATCTGGAACAAGCATCCGGAAAAGTCATTCGGTATGCGCGCCGCCTTCGTCGACAAATATCCGAAGGCCGCCAAGGCGCTGCTGATGGCGGTGATGGAAGCCCAGCAATGGTCCGACAAGGCGGAGAACAAGCAGGAACTCGCCACCATCATGGGCAAGCGGCAATGGATGAATTGCCCGGTCGAGGACGTCTACGACCGCTCCGCTGGCAAGTTCGACTACGGCATCCCGGGTAAGGTCGTCGAGAACTCGCCGCACATCATGAAGTACTGGCGCGACCATGCCTCCTATCCGTTCCAGAGCCACGATCTCTGGTTCATGACGGAAGACATCCGCTGGGGCAAATATGAAGCGGGCTTCGACAGCAAGGCGCTGATCGCCAAGGTCAACCGCGAGGACATGTGGCGCGAGGCGGCCAAGGAAATGGGTGTTCCCGCTGCCGAGATTCCGACTTCCAAGTCGCGCGGCAAGGAGACCTTCTTCGACGGCAAGGTGTTCGATCCCGAAAATCCGTCGGCCTATCTGAAGTCGCTGTCGATCAAGCGTGTTGAGGTCTGA